GTTGCCGCCGCATTATTCGATGAAAACTTGGTTTCAAACGCACGGTAATCTTTACGAAGCGATTCGGATGTCGCGCCAATTAGTGATGTTGATGTTGGTCATCATTATTGTGATTGCTGCATTCAATGTGGTGTGCTCATTGGTGTTGGTGGTGGCAGACAAGCGTGGTGATATTGCTATTTTGCGTGCGATGGGTGTGCCGAATACACACATCATGCGTATTTTTATGCTGCACGGTTTGTTGATTGGCACGCTGGGAACTTTGATTGGCGCAGTGGTTGGTTGCGCACTGGCATTGGCAATGCCGTCAGTTGCGCAGGGATTGCAAAATATTCTTGGTGTGCAGTTGCTTAGTACAGATGTTTATCCGGTCAATTATTTGCCTTCGGATTTGCGCGCATTGGATGTCAGTGTTGTCGTTGTGATCGCGCTAATAATCAGCGCAGTGGCGAGTATTTACCCCGCTTGGCGTGCCACTTGCTTACAGCCAGCGGATATTTTGCGGCATGAGTGAGCGATCGAACAATTAGTCTTCGTCTTGCTTGAAGTAAGTAATTTCTAACGAATACGCCGTGCTACCTTTTTTCTCTTGATGCACCAATTTGGCAATGGCGTAATGCAGTGAAGGCGCAAACCAAAATTGTGTATGGCGCGGACTGCTAGGCTTGCGTAGCCGTTCTACGACAACAGTATCTAATTTTCCCAATGCAGTTTTGATGGTTTCCTTGCCGGTTACACGAAAGCAGAATAACTCCGCACCATCTTCACTCACTACATCGTAGCAAGGTTCGTTATAGCCACGCGCTAAATCATCAGCGAGCGCCAAGATATAAGTGCCGTTATCTAGCTCGCCACCTTTGAGTGGCACTTTGAACAGCTTGTTGCCTTTACTACCAGCGGCAATCTTTTTTTTCTGGTTGTAAGTGATTTCAGTTTCTCGGTTTTGTCCTAACACGCTGCGACGATAAATATAGTGTTTGGGTGTGATGCCTTTGTCGTTGTAAGCAAAGGTTGAGTTTTCTTCAATTTGACCAAAAAAACCGCTGGCAATGCTGGAAAAATGCCAATCATCTCCCGATTGCTCTAAGCGATGCGTCGCTTGCAGTGGAAAGTTTTTGTACATCGCCTGATAGATGGCGGTGTACGGTGTGTGTTGGATGGTAGTTTCACTGGCGGCGGAAAATGAGAACACACTCAGGGCGACAATGGCGAGGATGCGTTTCATAGTGGTGCTCCAGTAAGAGGCAGTGTGACACCGTCTAGTATGGCGTGGTGTTCGTTGCAATGTAAGCGTTCTTCACAAAACCAACGCACGGCTTGTGGATAGATAATGTGTTCTTGCTGTAGTACGCGTTGTGCCAGTGTGTCGGTGGTGTCATCAGGCATGATAGCAACACGCGCTTGAATAATGATGGGGCCGCCGTCCAATTCGGTAGAAACAAAATGCACCGTTGCGCCAGCTTCAGTGTCTTTTGCATCAATGGCGCGTTGATGTGTGTGCAAGCCTGGATATTTCGGCAACAGCGAGGGGTGAATATTCATCAACTTACCGTACAACGGCGCGACAAAAATCGGCGTGAGGATGCGCATAAAACCCGCGAGAATTACTAAGTCAGGTTTGTATTGCTGGACGGCAGACAATAACGCTCGATCGTAGTCTTCTCGTGTTGCAAAATCTTTGTGCGGTAGCACTTGTGTGGCGATGCCTGCTGCTTGTGCGCGTTGTAAGCCGTAAACATCTGCTATGTTGCTGATGACGCAGGCAATACGCGCAGGTAATGTATTTTGTGCAACGGTATCAATAAACGCTTGTAGATTGCTGCCGCTGCCAGAAATCAGAACAACCAGATTTTTTTTTCTTGGGATGCTCATTGCGAAAAAAATAACTGGATGGCGTGATGATTATTTGGCATCGAAGACAACATGCGGCTCGGCATCGTGCGCGCTTTTTTCTATCGTGCCAATCACGAATGCCTGTTCGTGGCAGTCGTGCAATACGGCGAGCGTGTTGTCCACATCGGCTTGCGGCACACAAATCACCATGCCGACACCGCAGTTAAATGTGCGATACATTTCCAGTGGATTGACATTGCCTTGTGCTTGCAGCCAATCAAACAGTGGCCCCATTTTCCATGCGCTGGTGTTGATGTTGGCGCGTGAACCTTGTGGCAAAACGCGTGGTAAATTTTCAGTCAAGCCGCCACCGGTAATGTGCGCAATGGCACGCACATCGACGGCGCGAATCAAACGCAAAATGGTTTTTACATAGATTCGTGTTGGCTCCATCAACCAGTCTGCCAACGGTTTGCCTGACAATATTTCGGTTGCCGGATTGACACCAGAAACAGAAATAATTTTGCGGATGAGGGAGTAGCCGTTCGAGTGCGCGCCGGATGAAGCAATACCGATTAAAGCATCGCCCACATGCACGCGTGAGCCGTCGATGATTTCATTTTTTTCCACCGCGCCGACACAAAAGCCGGCCATGTCGTAGTCATCGCCTTCATACATGCCGGGCATTTCTGCAGTTTCACCGCCGACCAATGCGCAGCCTGCCTGCTCGCAGCCCGCGCCGATACCGGTGATGACGCTCGCTGCAACATCGATATCCAATTTGCCCGTGGCGTAGTAATCGAGAAAGAACAGCGGTTCTGCGCCGCACACCACCAAGTCGTTGACGCACATCGCCACCAAATCAATGCCGACGGTGTCGTGTTTTTTGAGATCGATCGCCAAACGCAATTTCGTGCCGACGCCATCGGTGCCGGAAACGAGTACGGGTTGTCTGTAGTGGCTGGGGATTTCGAACAGTGCGCCGAAGCCACCCAGTCCGCCCATCACGCCAGGGCGGCGCGTTTTTTTGGCGACATGCTTGATGCGCTCGACCAACGCAGTGCCAGCATCAATATCAACGCCAGAATCTTTGTAGCTGAGAGAAGGCTTGTTGGAGGAGGATTCGGTCATGGGGCAAAGCGCCTGTGTCGAGCGATAAATCGGGACGCGCATTGTAGCAGTCTGCGCTCAGGCTGGGGCAGCGAAAGAGGGAGGCTGTGGTAGACTGCGCCGCCACAGAAAAACCCGCTGGAGTAGCCGCTATGTCAGGCATTAAAACAATCGAAGGTGATTTCAATCCAGGCAAAGCGCGCTTTGCACTGTTGGTGTCGCGCTGGAACAGTTTTGTGGTCGAAAGTTTGAAAGACGGCGCAATCGACACACTGCGTCGTCACGGCGTTGCTGAAAGCCAAATCACTTTGGTGCGTGCACCGGGGGCGTTTGAATTGCCGTTGGTGGCACAGCAGTTGGCGGCTTCTAAAAAGTTTGATGCCATCATCGCGCTGGGCGCGGTAATTCGTGGCGGTACACCTCACTTTGAATATGTGGCGGGCGAGTGCGTAAAAGGCTTGGCACAAGTGAGCTTGAATGCTTCCGTGCCGGTGGCTTTCGGCGTGTTGACGGTGGATTCCATCGAGCAAGCCATCGAACGCTCTGGCACCAAAGCGGGCAACAAAGGCGCAGAAGCAGCCAGCTCCGCGCTGGAAATGGTCAGCCTGTTGTCGCGACTGTGAGTGCTGGCGGTGAGAGCGCCGCACTCGATATCGGCGCGCGTCAAAAAGCGCGTCACTACGCAGTGCAGGCGTTATATCAGCATATTTTGACGCAAGATTCCGCTGCGAAAATTGAAGCGGAATTTCGTGTGGATTACGACATGGATGGCGTCGATCTCGCGTATTTCCATGAGTTGTTATCGACCGTGATTGCGAGCACAGAAAAGCTGGATGCACTGTTTGATCCGTATTTGGATCGTGGTTTGAATGAAATTGATCCGGTATCGCTAGCGCAGTTGCGTTTATCCACTTACGAATTGCAGTCGCGCATTGATGTGCCTTGGCGCGTGGTGATTGAAGAAGCAATTCGTCTCTCGAAGAAGTTTGGCCCCACCGACAGTTATAAATATCTGAACGGTGTGTTGGATCGACTGTCGCGCGATTTGCGCGCCGCTGAGCGAGCCAAAGGCTAAACGCCATGCGCCAGAGCGACCTTCCCTCGCTTGGCAAAAAAAAGCCGCTTGGCAAAAATCTGTCGCATGGCGATAAAAAACCGCTTGGCGAATTTGAATTAATCCGTCGTTATTTCACGCCGCAAACTGTGCCAAATACCGTGTTATTGGGCGTGGGCGATGATTGCGCTGCGCTGGCAATTCCCGCCGGTGAAGTGTTGGTCGTTTCTGTCGATACACAGCTACCCGATGTGCACTTTCCTGCGCATGCCAATCCCGCGCAGATAGCTGCGCGCGCATTGCGTTGTGCAGCGAGTGATTTGGCGGCGATGGGCGCAACGCCTTTAGGTTTTACGCTGGCGCTCACACTGCCTGCGGTTGAAGAATCGTGGCTGTCTGCATTTTCTGCGGGTTTGTTAGAAGCAGCGCAACAATTGCATTGCCCTTTGATCGGCGGCGATACCACGCGCGGCGCGCTGTGCATCAGCATACAAGTGCACGGCAGCGTGCCGGCTGAAAAAATGTTGCGCCGCAGTGGTGCAAAAGTAGGTGATGAGGTGTGGGTGTCTGGCTCGTTGGGTGATGGCGCAGCGGCTTTGGCGTTATTGCAAAATCAGCACGCATTTTCTGAACCGGCTGCGAGTTATTTGGAGCGGCGCTTTTATCATCCAAATATTGATTTTGATTTGGTTGTCACATTACGGCAGTACGCCAGTGCGTGCATTGATGTGTCAGATGGTTTGCTGGCCGACCTTTCGCATATTTGTGCGGCAAGTTTAGTGGGTGCAAAGGTTTTTTGTGATGCTCTGCCTATTTCTGCGTTGTGGTGTGACAGTGTGACGCAGCAGCAGAGAGAGCAATGGGCGCTGTGCGGCGGTGATGATTACCGCTTATGTTTTACTGCGTCAACTCAACACAAGACGGCCCTGAACAAGTTGCCTAATTTGTTTTGTGTTGGTGAAATTGTTGTAGGTAAAGGTGTTGTGATTTTGGATGAAAGTCAGCAAGCCATGACAATACCTGATCACAGTTATAAACATTTTTAGTTTTATATGATGATTTTTGATCGCACCATCAACCCGAAAGTTTTTACGCGCTGGCAACACTGCTTGGCGTTTGGCTTGGGCAGTGGTTTGGCGCGCAAAGCGCCTGGCACTTGGGGGACGCTAGCTGCTGTGCCCTTTTGTTGTGCGGCGTGGTGGTTTTTACCTGCATGGCTATTTGCCTTATTGCTGCTGGTGATGATGATTTTTGGTGTGAAATTGTGCGGTGATGTGGCGCATGATCTTGGCGTGCACGATCACGGCGGCATTGTGTGGGATGAATGGGTGGGCTACGGCATTGCACTGTTCGCTTTGCCATTGCAATGGTACTGGCCGGTGCTGGCTTTTGTAGTTTTTCGTTTATTGGATATTTTGAAACCTTGGCCAATTTCGTGGTGCGACAAAAACCTGCACGGTGGTTTGGGAATCATGATGGATGATGTGCTGGCGGGTGCTTTTTCCTGTTTGGTATTGCACGGTATCAGGGTGTTTTTCGCATGAAGGCAATGAAAAAATTGCCCGCTGTTTTATTCGTATTGGCTGGATTGATTGTCAGCGCCGTAGTTTTTGCGTCTGAAAAAAATGCACCTGAAAAAAAACCGATGAATTTTATTGTCATCTTATTGGATGACTTGGGGTTGCATGACACTGGCTTCATGGGTAATGATTTTATTGAAACGCCGGCAATGGATCGGTTGGCAAAAGACGGCGTGATGTTTACGCAGGCTTATGCCAATGCGCCGAACTGTGCGCCAAGCCGTGCTGCAATCCTCTCTGGACAATACGCGCCGCGCACGGGTGTTTACACCATGGCTACGGGTGACATGGGTAATGCTACGCAGCGTAAATTGCTAACGCCAAAAAATAATATGAATTTACCGCCAGAGGTTTATACGCTGGCGGAATTGCTGCGTGATCACGGTTATGCCACAGCGAGTATCGGCAAATGGAATCTCGGGCATGGTGCAGTCAGGGGGCCAGAAGGGCAGGGTTTTGATATAAATATTGCTGGCCATCGCGGTGGTGTTGAGCAGTCGTACTTTGCACCGTATTCACCTTTACTGCCCAATGTGCAAAACGCGCCGCAAGGTGAATATCTGACGGATCGCTTGAATGCAGAAGCATTGAAATTTATCGATCAAAATAAAACCAAGCCATTTTTTATTTATCTGTCGCACTACGCACCGCATTTTCCTATCCATGCGCCACAGGATATAAAGCAAAAATATTTGAATAAACGAAAGCAGTATTGTGGAGAAAAGCCCACATTGAAATATTGTGAGATGTCAGACTATTACCCTGAATATGCAGCAATGATTGATCGCGTTGATCATGGTGTGCAAGGTATTCGTGAAAAACTTAAGCGTGATGGGTTGGATAAAAACACAAGCATTATTTTGATGTCAG
This is a stretch of genomic DNA from Pseudomonadales bacterium. It encodes these proteins:
- the thiL gene encoding thiamine-phosphate kinase, whose translation is MRQSDLPSLGKKKPLGKNLSHGDKKPLGEFELIRRYFTPQTVPNTVLLGVGDDCAALAIPAGEVLVVSVDTQLPDVHFPAHANPAQIAARALRCAASDLAAMGATPLGFTLALTLPAVEESWLSAFSAGLLEAAQQLHCPLIGGDTTRGALCISIQVHGSVPAEKMLRRSGAKVGDEVWVSGSLGDGAAALALLQNQHAFSEPAASYLERRFYHPNIDFDLVVTLRQYASACIDVSDGLLADLSHICAASLVGAKVFCDALPISALWCDSVTQQQREQWALCGGDDYRLCFTASTQHKTALNKLPNLFCVGEIVVGKGVVILDESQQAMTIPDHSYKHF
- the purM gene encoding phosphoribosylformylglycinamidine cyclo-ligase, whose amino-acid sequence is MTESSSNKPSLSYKDSGVDIDAGTALVERIKHVAKKTRRPGVMGGLGGFGALFEIPSHYRQPVLVSGTDGVGTKLRLAIDLKKHDTVGIDLVAMCVNDLVVCGAEPLFFLDYYATGKLDIDVAASVITGIGAGCEQAGCALVGGETAEMPGMYEGDDYDMAGFCVGAVEKNEIIDGSRVHVGDALIGIASSGAHSNGYSLIRKIISVSGVNPATEILSGKPLADWLMEPTRIYVKTILRLIRAVDVRAIAHITGGGLTENLPRVLPQGSRANINTSAWKMGPLFDWLQAQGNVNPLEMYRTFNCGVGMVICVPQADVDNTLAVLHDCHEQAFVIGTIEKSAHDAEPHVVFDAK
- a CDS encoding phosphatidylglycerophosphatase A, yielding MMIFDRTINPKVFTRWQHCLAFGLGSGLARKAPGTWGTLAAVPFCCAAWWFLPAWLFALLLLVMMIFGVKLCGDVAHDLGVHDHGGIVWDEWVGYGIALFALPLQWYWPVLAFVVFRLLDILKPWPISWCDKNLHGGLGIMMDDVLAGAFSCLVLHGIRVFFA
- a CDS encoding sulfatase produces the protein MKAMKKLPAVLFVLAGLIVSAVVFASEKNAPEKKPMNFIVILLDDLGLHDTGFMGNDFIETPAMDRLAKDGVMFTQAYANAPNCAPSRAAILSGQYAPRTGVYTMATGDMGNATQRKLLTPKNNMNLPPEVYTLAELLRDHGYATASIGKWNLGHGAVRGPEGQGFDINIAGHRGGVEQSYFAPYSPLLPNVQNAPQGEYLTDRLNAEALKFIDQNKTKPFFIYLSHYAPHFPIHAPQDIKQKYLNKRKQYCGEKPTLKYCEMSDYYPEYAAMIDRVDHGVQGIREKLKRDGLDKNTSIILMSDNGGYPFVKDPAAWRGLKSDLYEGGLRVPMVWFVPTNRAGSVIDTPAIGVDLYPTIAALAGVDTKNNRLDGKNLLPLLVQSSNQFPARDLFWYLPGYTVDDDIGMEEDISMLPRTGQKKFSQIPAVAMRRGDWKLIWYYDGTPAELYNLREDPLEARNQFVNEKSRGQTMLRALKQWLQDTVALLFCLKSCVSVN
- a CDS encoding DUF3108 domain-containing protein, with product MKRILAIVALSVFSFSAASETTIQHTPYTAIYQAMYKNFPLQATHRLEQSGDDWHFSSIASGFFGQIEENSTFAYNDKGITPKHYIYRRSVLGQNRETEITYNQKKKIAAGSKGNKLFKVPLKGGELDNGTYILALADDLARGYNEPCYDVVSEDGAELFCFRVTGKETIKTALGKLDTVVVERLRKPSSPRHTQFWFAPSLHYAIAKLVHQEKKGSTAYSLEITYFKQDED
- the ribE gene encoding 6,7-dimethyl-8-ribityllumazine synthase; translation: MSGIKTIEGDFNPGKARFALLVSRWNSFVVESLKDGAIDTLRRHGVAESQITLVRAPGAFELPLVAQQLAASKKFDAIIALGAVIRGGTPHFEYVAGECVKGLAQVSLNASVPVAFGVLTVDSIEQAIERSGTKAGNKGAEAASSALEMVSLLSRL
- the nusB gene encoding transcription antitermination factor NusB, with product MSAGGESAALDIGARQKARHYAVQALYQHILTQDSAAKIEAEFRVDYDMDGVDLAYFHELLSTVIASTEKLDALFDPYLDRGLNEIDPVSLAQLRLSTYELQSRIDVPWRVVIEEAIRLSKKFGPTDSYKYLNGVLDRLSRDLRAAERAKG
- the purN gene encoding phosphoribosylglycinamide formyltransferase; its protein translation is MSIPRKKNLVVLISGSGSNLQAFIDTVAQNTLPARIACVISNIADVYGLQRAQAAGIATQVLPHKDFATREDYDRALLSAVQQYKPDLVILAGFMRILTPIFVAPLYGKLMNIHPSLLPKYPGLHTHQRAIDAKDTEAGATVHFVSTELDGGPIIIQARVAIMPDDTTDTLAQRVLQQEHIIYPQAVRWFCEERLHCNEHHAILDGVTLPLTGAPL